TCGActaaattttcacacacacacacacacacacgtacgcaGACAAATATCACGTGGAAGTAATTAACACGTGTCATTTCAGCAGTGCTGTGTGTATTTTACACACGTTCGTTACACGCGTGATACGTACATATTGCTTGATAGATCTGAGTTCGGACTTCGTCAAAGCGGTCGGACCGCCTGGAATACTGCAAACGAATACAGCATCGCAATGATAGAATCCGAAGCTGCGAACGGTCATACGTTTGACTTATGAGCTTGATCGGTGCATAAAACAACGCAATCTGTCTGATTGCTGTAGCGACACGCGCGGTGCGGAGAGATTTTCAAGGAAAATCAGTTCTATTTATGGTTGTTATACGTAGGCGAGAAAGACAGCGCGATTTCGTCTTATTCGCCTGTGTGCGCGCCTTTATGCATCTGTGTGACACATTCGCGTTAATGCATACGTACTGAAAATTCCAAGCCGATTACTCAATTCCTAGCTTGATCGCTCGTACACGGTCGTTTAACCGCTTGCAGATTTACATAACGCGACGTGTTTGTGCTAATACGGTTTGATCACTGACCCGTATCAGGAGTATCAGgactaagaaaaaaaagtatgcaaaataagggagaaaaaaaaataaataaaaacagaaatcGCAACAGTCCGTTAATTAAAGTTTGGCGAGGCGAAGGTGCGAATACTTAGCGAACCAAAATTTATCGTGTCGTAAAATCGCGTTTGGTCATAGCCTTGTACCGTATACATCCTGGTTCAAGTAATCCTGAAGTAATTTGACAAGTCAATTGATTCGTAGGCAGGCATCTTCGTTCTGCGTCAACTATGGACAACATTCAGAGGCGTTTAGTGATGTGATCGCGTGATACGGTTCTCAGAGAGTAGCCTGTGGCGGATAACGGTTGCATTTATACTTCGAGTGGCAAATAATAAAGTATTTTATCGCACAGATAAATCCGCAACTGTATAAGACTCCGTACGTCATCGCCATGGGCAAGAAACTCCTGACAATGACCCTACTCCCGATTGTCTTGGCCTTTTCAACAATCGGTGCCGATCACGTTGGCGCCAAGAATGATGAGCCAGTGCTGAGACTAGTCAATGTCGTAAGTAAGAacagtgaaataaataaaaaattgacaaacgaTATAAGATAAACGAAAGTGATTATTTTATCACGAGCAACATAATCGTCAATTCCAATATCTCTTACAATATATTTCGGCTACTGTATAATTAAAtgataatttcattattttgtcAAGGTTTTTCGACACGGCGACCGAGCTCCTGATCCGTTAGAAACTTATCCCACGGATCCGTTCATAAACGAAACGTTCTACCCGGAAGGTCGAGGAGGTCTCACCAACGTGAGTATTATACgatcaaaataatataacgGTAGGTGTATAAATGTTCTACCGAGTCTCAAAGTTATTCGGTAATGGTCCAAAATCTCGAATTAAcatacttgaaaaattctttcccaTAAAAGTCTGCATAAATTTGTACGAAATCTTCGTTCCTCCTTCTTTCGTGCCATCTTCCTTTTCCGTCACTACCGAACAAACGAGTAAAGTTACATCGCGGTATCCGATTAGAATCAGAGTTAATAAATAACGTCGGTGTAACAGACGTAGAGAATTTATTCGAATCCGGTATATaagattttatcaaaaaaattcgtgaCACGTTCGTAGAATGAAGTTGAACAGGCAGATCCGCCTTCCACTGTTCACTGGTGGTGTGTAAAGTCTCTCGATTAAAAAGTTTTCCCGGTGTTTTCAACTCTTCGTAGGCTGGAAAAATGCGCGAATATCAGCTGGGTCTCGAGCTTAAAGCTCGCTACGGTGATTTCCTCGGACCCATTTGGGTGCCCTCGATGGTCGAGGCTCGCAGCACGTACTACGACAGGACGAAAATGTCCCTTCAATTGGTCCTGAGTGCGCTTTTCCCGCCGGCGCCGATCCAGCGATGGAACAGCCAGCTTTTCTGGCAACCGATACCGACGACCTACAAGCGCTCCTACGAGGACATCCTTCTGCTCGCCGACGAGTGTCCGAAGTCAGTAACTTAATTAAGATCTGGACGATCTTTCGTAACGGAGGGGGAGGACAATGTCATTTTGTTATCCTCGTTACTCACCCGGTGACGTTTTTCCTATTCCAGGTTCGCGGCTGAGTTCGAACGGGTCAAGAATAATCCTGAGATCGTTAGAAAATTCGCCAAGTACAGCGCACTCGCTGCTTATATCGAAACCCACAGCGGAAGGCCTGTGACGTCCGCTTTCGACCTCTACGACTTTTACCACATATTTACCGCCCAGATGGCCGCGAATTTGGTGTTGCCGGAATGGACCAAAGAGATTTACCCGGATGGTCAATTGTACGAAGCAGCTACCGTTCAATACGAGAGTGCCTCTTTTACCAACAACCTCAAGAAATTGAACGGAGGTGAGTTTGGTTAAATTACCGTGCAATACGCGGTAATTGCTAAATTACACGTGGCAATTCACATTCACATTCACGAGGAGTGATTATTTCGGAAGAGATAATTCGTATCGCGTCGTTATTGCCAAACTTTGTCGAAgcaaatataattaaatttctgTAGAAATTGATACGCGCGTTTTGATTGAATACAGCGACGTTGTACCGGTATATATAGACAGAcaaacacacgcacacacggtTAAATACTGAATTGAGAACCGAGCCAGTTTAATACGGGCTGCACATGCACCGCAGCTACGCTTGTTGAACGAATGATAAAACCGGTTCAATCCGAGACCGCGGACTAAACAATAAAAGCCAAGAGTAAATATGTTTGTCTGAAAGCAATGTTACTTATCGTAGAATTAACATTGCGCCATATGCTCAATAACAACAAATCTGTAAAGTTATTGTTCGCGTGACGAGCATCAGGTAGACAATCGGTATCTCTTCACGTTTGCGCAAAGATTAACCGGCAATGTCGACCCGAGCCTTACGGACAATCGTTCAACAATTGTTTCCCTCGTCAGGTCCATTGGTGCGAAAGATCTCAGAGGACATGTCCGCAGTTAGGAGCGGAACTACGCCTGCCGATCGTAAGATTTACCTTTACAGCTGCCACGAGACGAACATCGGTGCAGTTTTGAACACACTCGGAGTATACGAACCCCACGTTCCCCAGTATTCGAGCGGCATTGTCGTCGAGCTTTGGGAGAAGAAGAACGAGTACTTTGTCAAGGTGAGAGAGTTCAGCGATTTTTCTTAGCATCTACGTACCGAAATGGCTAATTTAGACCCCCGTCAATGTCCAAGTGGAGGGAATACGCGAGACGAGGAAAGTTTACGTTGCTGGCACTGTGCGATTGAAAAATCACCGATTGATTCTTCCTCAGGTTCTCCACTACCTCGGAATACCTCAGACCTTCGTGACGAAGAGGATACCTGGATGCGAAGAACTCTGTCCTCTGGATCAGTTTCTGGAGACAATGCAGCCCGTTATCCCCTCTGATTCCGACTTGATATGCGTAAAGAAGGGCGCTCCCCAGGCGCTGAGCAATACGCTGTGATGAAATTAGGTAGAAGAGATAAGAGAGATGGTTTCGTTATATATGATCGTGGTGCGgtctttgaaaaaaagaataaaaatatacatatcgTTGATTGATTCGCGCGTGCGGCAGACACGCCGCGTATCGTTAGACGCGATGCTGCAGGGTGtggtgatttttctttttttttctttatcgtctaattttatttatacgcacGCACGATTACGGATAAGTTCATTCTACAGCATAGAAACGTATCACTCCCGTCGTCCGCGGTATAAAAACCTTTTCACGAATATATCCATCGTAAGATTTCAAccaattggaaattttttttgttatctgtttttattttcaatatcgatACCGAGATGACGTGCAGGTTTATCTGCGATAAAATATAAGAGTGGAAACGCTTCGCATGTCTtgcggaaaataatttttactccGTTTAAAATATACCTGTCACAATGGACGCGCGTACAACGCGTGTAAAGCTGTACATGTGTGAATCATACCTATAGATTTGACAATGGTCCgatgttgttcttgttgttgttgttgttgttgttgttgttcttgttttttttttttttttttttttttttttgtttattgtacCGTTCTAGTTGCTCTTCGTATTAACGAAATCTaacttttcttataattttttttctcagtattcTCTGCCTTGTTGTACATTTAATAATACACCTGCCTACCAcgcaattgtttatttatttaatatacattctaatattattttatttgtacatatacatagtAGATATGGAAATACGTACAAACAATTACGTATTCGTTGATACGCACTCAGtttcatttataataaatatattgaattctgaattgaaatttgtgtttgtttatttacccTGACTAccttctcatttttcattccaggAGACTACGATCTTGTCGTCAATTTTCGCGTACGATatgtattacaattatttcgaaaatttagcCACCGTTCGCGTTTTCGTCGTTTattgaaaatctttaaaaatcaGTCACGATATGACCGGAATTcgaatgtagaaaaataaaacatatgCAATCGATTGTAAGCCGTAATTTAATATTTGTGCAGAGAAAATGCTGAATGTAAAGAAATATCATAAACACTATACTTAATCACATgactcatttttattcacagtgtaatttcttttttccttgtcGTATTTTTCGCACCTATTAAGTAATCAACATACTCAAAAGGATCAATATTTCGATGTTAAGTTTGGTTTATCGCTTCGCTGTCGTATTCCTTGGTATATAAGCAGGTGTACAAATATAAGCTTACACGTCGGTAGTTTTATCAGCAGTAGCGGTTCTAGTCAGTTGGTTGCAACTACAACAAGGTGAAGTTCTCTTTTTCACGATCATTGTTAGCGATTTACCTCGAAGTAACCTTCTTTCTTCCAACTGAGAATTGACCAAGTAACCTTTTTTCATCGGGTCTTCGGCGCTAAACGATCACACTTGGCTCACGAtgaccgccctagttctactGGGTTTCGTTGAACTGGCTTCATTTTTCGCCGACTCTTCTGCcagagaattgaaaatgattcagGTAATGTTTCGACACGGTGATCGGGCACCTACGACCGCCGTCAAGGAAATTTACCCCCTGGATCCTTACGCGAACGAAACCTGGTATCCGGAAGGCTGGGGCGGTCTGACAAACGTGAGTTTTTACTGATTTGTATATTACACGGGTCATCGACACGATTTTTGAGTCTGGGTTCTGGATGTAAAAGGTTTGATTTCTTCTACGTAACCAATGAATACATCTTGGTGCAAACGtttacctttttcttttttcactcgtATTAGGTACCAAACAAAAACGTTAAGAGTTATTTATCGACGTAAAAAGGACAGAAACAAACTACCTTATAAGTAATAGGTTGGCTGATTTCCTAGGTCGGAAAACGCCGGGCCTATGAACTTGGCCTCTTTTTGAGATCGAGGTACGGCGACTGGCTAGGGAATGAATACTTGAATCAAACGAGCCAATTTCGAAGCAGCAACGTCGACAGAGTGATCATGTCCGCTCAACTTTTGGCAGCGGGACTTTATCCGCCGCACAAAATTCAAAGGTCGGCCTAGGACACATGGTACAAGAATCGTGGGTTTATTGGAATGACGTGAATGATCGGTTCCAGGTGGGATCCGATGCTGAATTGGCAGCCGATACCGGTTCACCTTATTTCAGactcgaaaaatattctctaCAGCCTCAAATTCACGTGTCCGAAGTACCAAGCGATGCGAAACGAGCTAGAAAACACGGACGAACATTTGGTGCGACGGGCCGAAAAtttgaccgatttttttcaattcttgagCAGACACGTCGGCACGAAGGTCGGACAGCAGGAAGCCAGCGAAATTTACGAACAACTTTACGCGGAGGTATGACGATTAGTACTTTGATTCTTCATCCATTTTGCCTGTCGTTCTTCAGGTTTCGCATTCGTTTTTCAAAGATGGGCGAACACGTCAAGCTGCCCGAATGGACTGAggaaatatttccaaatgGCAAACTGAGGGACGTCGCCGGTTACGATTACGTCATTCAGTCTTACAACAAGTCGATGATCCAGCTGAACGGAGGTAGATACGTCCAAAATGCCATCTTCCTGGTGTTTCCGCTGCTTTGATCGTAACTCGCGTATTTTCAGGTCAGTGGATTCGCGAATGGTCGGAAAACGTGGATAATTATTTGAACGGTTCGTCGCTGAGCGGAAATcaaattggatttttttacGGCGGACACGAATACAACTTAGCTTCAATTCTGGCTGCTCTGGGAGTCTTCAAACCGCACGTTCCGTACTACAGCAGCGCCGTGATATTCGAGCTTTCCAAAATCGATGACGAATATTTCGTTAAGGTCATTTTATGAGAATTATAGCTCCTTCCCGGCTCTTTGCAAAGCACTTGAGAACCGTTGATGAATACTTGCTCTTTCAGGTCCTCTACCGAAACAGGGGTAATCTTATGAAAATCCATCTTCCGGATTGCCAGAGTTTTCATTGTCCCCTGGATACGTTTCGCGAATTATATTCCGACGTGGTCCTCGATGATCCGTATACCTTTTGTTAACAGGTGGAAATTCTTCCCGGATACAGAAATTTGTccagtttgaatttttgttacgTTTAGTAAACGTAAGATTAGCATTATTGCAAAAACCCGAGGCGAAAAAATACTTTGCCTTGAATTTGCCTACTTTGCACTAGATACTTTATGTAAAAAAACGGGAcgtttgaaagttttttttttttattttatcgtgaTGTACAGACAAAAGCACTTTCTAGTACTAGGATATGcgagtataatttttatactcggAAAGACTTTTTCTACTGCCGCAGAAACTATTAATTGACGTAGAAAACGCAGgcaaaaaatatgtgtaaacGATACTGGCATTACATAAGCATGTACGTCGTTAGGTCGTTAATTAGCTGGAAGATAAAATGGTTTCGTTATCAGTTTTGTTAAAAATACATGCTGGTGATAGATTGCGCATACACTTTGAGTTATTTTTTTGACATATTTTCGAGAGTTCTGGCAACGAGTTCtcggaatgaataaaaaagtttttaatacTTGTGACAACACAGCATATTATTTAAAACGGCGAAGTATAAGATTGTGATAGTATTAATAGGCGTAGATCCGTGGATTGTTTgctatttgtaattttataccGACGCTAATAATATTCTAATAAACATATATGCATCGTGTGAAAACGATTTTCTAAACACATTGCACGTATGATATAAGTATTCTGATTTTACATACTCTATCTTGACTGTACTATTGTTAGTCATCCCTCTCAGCTTCGAAAAGTTTATTCAAATGATTATAACTCGAATGTAATATAGCTGGTAGTTATTAGTGAACCAGTTAGTACTTGAAATAATAAACGTTAAAGAAATTAATCAGTGgacgttcattttttcatatagaGACACGCGTGATGCTGCTTTAATTGTATACGGAGTTATGCAACGAGATGACCGTCTATCGGCGATTATCTAATAACCGTGAATGTAATTGGTTGGTCATTATTTTTAACTGCTTCTTTGGCTGGATAGAATTCCTGATCAAACACATTTGGTAGCCTGAATATTACAAAGGGGGGCACGAATTCGCTGTTCGGTGGGATGCAAATCACTGCTTAGTTGGAGTTCACTAGTTGTAGGACTCGCTGCTGTGCACGGCCATAAACTGTCAAGCCTCACGTTAAGtagataataaattatactctaactgaatttgattgaaaagtcTGAGACTTGTTTCGACTTAACGGTTGCAAAAGACTCGATTCGGGGCATACTCCTGGTTTCAAATTCAAGAGTGAAATGTCGAGTTCATCACTGCTGATTGTCATCTGGCTGACACTAGCCTGCACTCAGTCTTACGCCGAGGAGTTGAAATTGCTCCAGGTGATTTTCCGACACGGCGATCGAACGCCAGTGTACGCGATGCGGAACATATACCCGCTGGATCCGTACATCAACGAGACCTGGTATCCGAACGGTTGGGACAGCCTAACCAAGGTAAAGTGGTTTTACAATCAGCCAAGCTCGAGTGCTGAGTATTTTTCAGCGAATGTTTATTGGGTTTTAGAGTGGAAAAATACGGGCTCACCAACTTGGCTTATTCTTACGCGAGAGGTACGGGAGCTTTCTTGGGGACGTTTACCTCAAGGACAAATTTGTGTTTCACAGTAGTAATACGCACAGGGTGATCCTAACAACCCAGCTCGTAGCTGCCGGACTTTTTCCCCCGACAGAAGTTGAGAGGTATTCGAAACGAAAACCCGGAAAGAGATTCAGCGAGCTCTCGATCACTTTGCATTCCTACCCTGCAGGTGGCATCCGACTCTTGACTGGCAACCGATACCCGTTTACTCGGACCCCGTAACATCGAGTTTTCTCTACATGTACTCCAAACAATGTCCCTCGTTCATTACACTGCGACGTGAGCTGGAAGaaactgatgaaaaattagtCCGCCGTGCCCAGGGGTTGAAAGAAACTTTGGACTTTGTAAGTCGTCACGTTGGAGTCCAAGTTACGCAGGAAGAAGTCGCGCTTATTTACCAAAACTTGTACGCAGAGGTGGGACATGTTACCAGGGTTTGATATGATCGATGGAACTTCGGCTAACTTTGTACTAACAATTTGTACGACCCATTTTTTAGTTCCAGGAAAACAAGGTATTACCGCAATGGACCAACGGCATATTTCCAGATGGAAAAATGAAGGACATTGCGTCATATGAATACGTTATCCAAAACTATAACAAGTCCCTTATTCGACTGGGAACAGGTATGAGGGTTCGAACGATGAGCTTCTCGACTTGACGTATTTgaacacatgtatgtatatcatatGTTTTCGTAGGTCGTATGATCGGGGAGTGGATGAAgaatattgataattttttgaacggCACAGAGAGTGGTAATCCCAAGGCCATTTTCTACGGAGCACATGAGCTTAACATTGGAGGGATTCTGGTTGTACTCGGAGTATTTGAGTCGCACATTCCATTCTACACTAGCGCAATTATCCTCGAGCTTTCCAAAGTCAATAACGAATATTTCGTCAAGGTACAGTGGAACTTTCGGTAGCGTTCAGCTTTTGCACCTTTTTTTTGTCGAGCTGCAATCAATATAATTTCTTCTCAGCTAGTCGCTAAGAAGTCGTGATTTGCAAACggtcgtttcattttttcattacctttTGTATTTCAGTTCTTGTACAGGAACAACGGCGTTCTTCGGGAATTGTTGATACCAGGGTGCAGCAGCGCCAATTGCTCGCTTCAAACATTCCGTGAATTGGTTGCTGATTTTATTAGTATCGATGATCCTGTGGCCCAATGCAAAGGAATTAAGGTCCTATCATAATGCAGCAATTTGATCAGTTGCGCATCGGAAAGTACAATTGATTTCACAAAAACAACATCAGCGTTGTAATCTCATTACCTCGTTGAGTTTTCTACACAGTTACGTAATTCCATTATTGCATCCACGATCAGTAATCCACAATCATGTGCAACGTAATCGTTACAAGATGTTActccaattaaaaaaaaaatgattaaaaaaaaaaaaaaaaaaaacgaaaaaacaattgcACTTGATTTGTGAGAGAATGTTTTTCAGCGACTACCAAACTATTTACCATGGAATTTTTCCGCCAATTCTCGAACCTCATGTGTGAAGTCAATCTATCGGTCCCACACAATTTACAGCCCAGCCGGTGTGAGTGGCAGTATGTTGTGTAAAGGTATACCACTGAAATTTTGGTGAAGTAGATTTGAATTGCATAACACGTGGGTTACGTGACAAAAATGGGTTGCAGATCAGGAAGGAGATTAAGATGCTGagtaattttatattaaattgGAAAACATATGGATGACAGAACAATCTTCGACTATTGAATGCCTCTTCTTCCCCTCGTCAATTGTAGTATACTTGGTCATCGGTGAAACCACGGAAT
The Neodiprion fabricii isolate iyNeoFabr1 chromosome 1, iyNeoFabr1.1, whole genome shotgun sequence DNA segment above includes these coding regions:
- the LOC124187106 gene encoding venom acid phosphatase Acph-1-like; its protein translation is MGKKLLTMTLLPIVLAFSTIGADHVGAKNDEPVLRLVNVVFRHGDRAPDPLETYPTDPFINETFYPEGRGGLTNAGKMREYQLGLELKARYGDFLGPIWVPSMVEARSTYYDRTKMSLQLVLSALFPPAPIQRWNSQLFWQPIPTTYKRSYEDILLLADECPKFAAEFERVKNNPEIVRKFAKYSALAAYIETHSGRPVTSAFDLYDFYHIFTAQMAANLVLPEWTKEIYPDGQLYEAATVQYESASFTNNLKKLNGGPLVRKISEDMSAVRSGTTPADRKIYLYSCHETNIGAVLNTLGVYEPHVPQYSSGIVVELWEKKNEYFVKVLHYLGIPQTFVTKRIPGCEELCPLDQFLETMQPVIPSDSDLICVKKGAPQALSNTL
- the LOC124180788 gene encoding uncharacterized protein LOC124180788 encodes the protein MTALVLLGFVELASFFADSSARELKMIQVMFRHGDRAPTTAVKEIYPLDPYANETWYPEGWGGLTNVGKRRAYELGLFLRSRYGDWLGNEYLNQTSQFRSSNVDRVIMSAQLLAAGLYPPHKIQRWDPMLNWQPIPVHLISDSKNILYSLKFTCPKYQAMRNELENTDEHLVRRAENLTDFFQFLSRHVGTKVGQQEASEIYEQLYAEMGEHVKLPEWTEEIFPNGKLRDVAGYDYVIQSYNKSMIQLNGGQWIREWSENVDNYLNGSSLSGNQIGFFYGGHEYNLASILAALGVFKPHVPYYSSAVIFELSKIDDEYFVKVIYLFRLNGCKRLDSGHTPGFKFKSEMSSSSLLIVIWLTLACTQSYAEELKLLQVIFRHGDRTPVYAMRNIYPLDPYINETWYPNGWDSLTKSGKIRAHQLGLFLRERYGSFLGDVYLKDKFVFHSSNTHRVILTTQLVAAGLFPPTEVERWHPTLDWQPIPVYSDPVTSSFLYMYSKQCPSFITLRRELEETDEKLVRRAQGLKETLDFVSRHVGVQVTQEEVALIYQNLYAEFQENKVLPQWTNGIFPDGKMKDIASYEYVIQNYNKSLIRLGTGRMIGEWMKNIDNFLNGTESGNPKAIFYGAHELNIGGILVVLGVFESHIPFYTSAIILELSKVNNEYFVKFLYRNNGVLRELLIPGCSSANCSLQTFRELVADFISIDDPVAQCKGIKVLS